A genomic segment from Bufo bufo chromosome 8, aBufBuf1.1, whole genome shotgun sequence encodes:
- the LOC120977230 gene encoding carbohydrate sulfotransferase 6-like has protein sequence MKLQGESSELLHYPLRDVVHSLFNCDVTPFRHYLPKEGKYIHDMRFFAESQALCIPPACSSFIPSEGYDRIKCLYRCVNNSMDRAEEACQMYSHVVMKTVRILDLSTIFPLLEDPYLNLRIIHLVRDPRAVALSRKGFSLITDDHILLKNEGISKDKNYTISNVMDKTCKAQVDITRLARTSKSLNGRYMVIRHEDLAKNPVESVRKMFDFAELELTEHMKKWIYNITHVEVREGGDVLTFSRVSSKVIEKWRTAADFNFVHQIQLMCKGAMREFGYFPVRSRMAQLNKSVEVIMTNWSQTEG, from the coding sequence ATGAAGTTGCAGGGAGAGAGTTCCGAACTTCTACACTATCCACTGAGGGATGTCGTGCATTCCCTCTTCAACTGTGATGTGACACCCTTCCGCCATTACCTTCCAAAGGAAGGAAAGTACATTCATGATATGAGGTTTTTTGCGGAAAGTCAAGCTCTTTGTATCCCCCCAGCTTGCTCATCTTTTATACCATCTGAGGGCTATGATAGGATAAAATGTCTTTACCGCTGTGTAAACAATTCTATGGATAGAGCAGAAGAAGCCTGTCAGATGTATTCTCATGTGGTGATGAAAACAGTAAGAATCCTGGATCTTTCCACCATTTTTCCTCTTTTAGAGGACCCTTATCTCAATTTACGAATTATCCATTTGGTGAGGGACCCCCGAGCAGTTGCCTTATCAAGGAAGGGATTTTCACTTATCACCGACGACCATATTTTGCTTAAGAACGAAGGTATTTCCAAGGACAAAAATTATACAATAAGCAATGTCATGGACAAGACTTGTAAAGCTCAGGTTGACATTACTAGACTGGCCAGAACATCTAAATCCTTGAATGGTCGCTATATGGTCATCCGTCATGAAGATCTGGCAAAAAACCCAGTTGAAAGTGTAAGAAAAATGTTTGATTTTGCTGAGCTTGAACTAACAGAACACATGAAAAAATGGATTTATAACATCACCCATGTAGAGGTTCGGGAGGGGGGTGATGTATTGACCTTCTCAAGAGTGTCCTCAAAGGTTATCGAGAAATGGAGAACCGCTGCCGATTTCAATTTTGTTCACCAAATTCAACTTATGTGCAAGGGAGCTATGAGAGAGTTCGGTTATTTTCCGGTAAGATCTAGGATGGCTCAGCTAAATAAGTCTGTAGAGGTAATAATGACAAACTGGTCTCAGACTGAGGGTTAA